A DNA window from Methanobrevibacter sp. TMH8 contains the following coding sequences:
- the cobI gene encoding precorrin-2 C(20)-methyltransferase: MTKQKGKLFGIGIGPGDSELLTIKAAKILETIPIICSPKSSPKKESIALSIVKPILKSREKREKEIEREKIEEEGNKNSDVPQLKVLEPIFPMTEDKETLEKHWDDASNLIAKHLDQGVDVAFITLGDPSIYSTFSYVQKRLENKYEIEMIPGINSFTACASSIGKPLVEKDEILMVVPKIDARLEKLLEEGNSFVLMKTSRNTEELEEIIHKQDGKKDIISVQNCTMENEKIIDGFPKNKPYLTTTIVKLKK, translated from the coding sequence TTGACAAAACAAAAAGGAAAATTATTTGGAATTGGTATAGGGCCTGGAGACAGCGAACTTTTAACAATAAAGGCTGCTAAAATCCTTGAAACGATTCCAATAATATGTTCACCGAAATCATCACCAAAAAAAGAGAGTATAGCCCTTTCTATTGTTAAGCCAATATTAAAAAGCAGAGAAAAAAGAGAAAAAGAAATAGAAAGGGAAAAAATAGAAGAAGAAGGAAATAAAAATAGTGATGTTCCCCAACTAAAGGTTTTAGAACCAATATTTCCTATGACTGAAGATAAAGAAACCTTAGAAAAACATTGGGACGATGCATCTAATTTAATAGCTAAACATCTGGATCAAGGGGTTGATGTAGCTTTTATCACTTTGGGAGATCCTTCTATTTATAGTACGTTTTCATATGTACAGAAAAGATTAGAAAATAAATATGAAATAGAAATGATTCCTGGAATTAATTCTTTTACAGCATGTGCTTCAAGTATAGGTAAGCCATTGGTAGAAAAAGATGAAATACTCATGGTAGTTCCAAAAATCGATGCTCGTTTGGAGAAACTACTTGAAGAAGGAAATAGTTTTGTTTTAATGAAAACTTCTAGAAATACAGAAGAATTAGAAGAAATAATACATAAACAAGATGGTAAAAAAGATATAATATCTGTCCAAAATTGTACAATGGAAAATGAGAAAATAATAGATGGTTTTCCAAAAAATAAGCCATATTTAACTACTACAATAGTTAAACTAAAAAAATAG
- a CDS encoding V4R domain-containing protein has translation MEISDQINEAKKQKPIQIFSKGHKEIGVNVIKSPVKLVILSMLKDSEMEFDEIVKNTGKSKSTVSVHLKSLRKDGVISFKFDPEDQRKKIFYINSRFLGEIEVPEPFELKEQKTEFLIENIINKKDSDKFDFSRLLFHTFRSTLIQEGININPLLYEAGYHIGLALYEELKDDDVDTFLKNVQEFWEDYGLGRIEFDLGEKIKITSYDCFECELLPKTGKPACYLDGGIIEAILSSFLKKDLKVTETHCFTMGDNRCVFEVETLE, from the coding sequence ATGGAAATTAGTGACCAAATTAATGAAGCAAAAAAACAAAAACCTATTCAAATTTTTTCTAAAGGACATAAAGAAATAGGTGTAAATGTAATTAAAAGTCCTGTTAAACTTGTTATTCTCTCAATGTTGAAAGATAGTGAGATGGAATTTGATGAAATCGTTAAAAATACTGGAAAATCTAAATCTACTGTTTCTGTTCATTTAAAATCTTTAAGAAAAGATGGAGTTATTTCTTTTAAATTTGATCCAGAAGATCAAAGAAAAAAAATATTCTATATTAATTCTAGATTTTTGGGAGAGATTGAAGTTCCTGAACCTTTTGAACTTAAAGAACAAAAAACAGAATTTTTAATAGAAAATATTATAAATAAAAAAGATTCTGATAAATTTGACTTTTCTCGCCTTTTATTCCATACTTTTCGTTCTACTTTAATCCAAGAAGGAATTAATATTAACCCTTTATTGTATGAAGCAGGTTATCATATTGGTTTAGCTTTATATGAGGAACTTAAGGATGATGATGTTGATACCTTCCTTAAAAACGTGCAAGAATTTTGGGAAGATTACGGTTTGGGGCGTATCGAATTTGATCTTGGAGAAAAAATTAAAATTACATCTTATGATTGTTTTGAGTGTGAATTACTTCCAAAAACAGGGAAACCAGCTTGTTATTTAGATGGAGGAATAATTGAAGCTATCTTATCTTCATTTTTGAAGAAAGATTTAAAAGTGACAGAAACTCATTGTTTCACAATGGGAGACAATCGCTGTGTATTTGAAGTAGAAACATTGGAATAA